The following are from one region of the Erwinia billingiae Eb661 genome:
- a CDS encoding alanyl-tRNA editing protein, with protein sequence MTERSYFDNDALEMETTVISCTPQDDGRFRVILAATLFHPQGGGQPSDRGTLDTADMLHAAQEDGEIAHYTDGPVAPGPVHIKVDETLRRLHSHYHSAGHFIAVAGERFGWHGSKGNHRPGEARVVFEPTEQKTPVTAEQIAADVAEIVARDLPRQLTIVDGRREVTWGDLPAYACGGTHVVSTAEVGLVRIVKISEKKGVMTVKYEVGE encoded by the coding sequence ATGACTGAACGTAGCTATTTTGATAACGATGCGCTGGAGATGGAAACGACGGTCATCAGCTGTACACCGCAGGACGATGGCCGTTTTCGTGTCATCCTCGCCGCCACCCTTTTTCATCCGCAAGGCGGCGGGCAGCCTTCCGATCGGGGAACCCTTGATACGGCGGACATGCTCCATGCCGCACAGGAAGACGGCGAGATCGCCCATTACACCGATGGGCCGGTCGCACCCGGCCCGGTTCACATCAAGGTGGATGAAACGCTGCGGCGGTTGCATAGCCATTATCACTCTGCGGGACACTTTATCGCCGTGGCCGGGGAGAGATTCGGCTGGCACGGCAGCAAGGGCAATCACCGCCCTGGCGAAGCGCGGGTGGTATTTGAGCCCACTGAGCAGAAAACGCCGGTGACGGCAGAGCAGATTGCGGCAGATGTCGCTGAGATCGTCGCGCGCGATCTGCCGCGCCAGCTGACTATTGTCGACGGCCGTCGTGAGGTGACCTGGGGAGACTTACCGGCGTATGCCTGTGGCGGCACCCACGTGGTCAGCACGGCTGAGGTGGGTTTGGTGCGCATTGTGAAAATCAGCGAAAAGAAAGGCGTGATGACGGTGAAATATGAGGTTGGCGAGTAG
- a CDS encoding alkene reductase has product MNRPTLFSPLQLGGFTLRNRIALPPLTRCRSEQPGNIPGEMMVEYYRQRATAGFMITEGTQIEPRGQGYAWTPGIHSEPQIAGWKKVTEAVHQQGGTIFCQLWHVGRVSHTALQPGEQPPVAPSAVTATGVRVFIETGPGEGMLTSPSNPRELSTDEVKEIVGLYRQAAVNAQAAGFDGVELHSANGYLINQFISEHTNFRCDEYGGSLENRLRFLKEIVEAVSEVFGSQKVGVRFAPLFTSTDEERVYLGLVESDPHATYIAAAGMLNELNIGYLSIAEADWDNSPDLPVSFRTALRETFHWPIMYSGRYTREKAESILQNGWGDLFGFGRTFIANPDLPARFASDVALNPVDASSLYGGGAKGYTDYPVYRS; this is encoded by the coding sequence ATGAATCGTCCTACCCTTTTTTCCCCGCTTCAGCTTGGCGGCTTCACCCTGCGTAACCGTATTGCCTTGCCGCCGTTAACACGCTGCCGCAGCGAACAGCCTGGCAACATTCCCGGCGAGATGATGGTGGAATACTACCGTCAGCGCGCCACCGCCGGCTTTATGATCACCGAAGGGACGCAGATTGAGCCGCGTGGCCAGGGCTATGCCTGGACGCCGGGGATCCACAGTGAACCGCAGATCGCCGGATGGAAAAAGGTCACCGAAGCCGTACACCAGCAAGGCGGCACGATCTTCTGCCAGCTGTGGCACGTGGGCCGCGTCTCGCATACTGCGCTTCAGCCCGGCGAACAGCCGCCGGTGGCACCTTCTGCCGTCACCGCCACCGGCGTTCGCGTGTTTATCGAAACCGGGCCGGGCGAAGGCATGTTGACGTCGCCAAGCAATCCCCGCGAACTCAGCACCGACGAAGTGAAAGAGATTGTTGGGCTGTATCGTCAGGCGGCAGTCAATGCACAGGCCGCCGGATTTGATGGCGTGGAGCTGCACTCTGCCAATGGCTATCTGATCAATCAATTTATCTCTGAACACACCAATTTCCGCTGTGATGAGTACGGCGGTTCGCTGGAGAACCGACTGCGCTTCCTGAAAGAGATTGTCGAAGCGGTCAGCGAGGTGTTTGGCAGCCAAAAAGTCGGCGTGCGTTTTGCGCCGTTGTTTACCAGCACCGACGAAGAGCGCGTCTATTTAGGCCTGGTTGAAAGCGATCCGCACGCGACCTATATCGCGGCGGCCGGCATGTTGAATGAACTGAACATTGGCTATTTGTCGATTGCCGAAGCCGACTGGGATAACAGCCCGGATCTGCCAGTCAGCTTCCGCACGGCGCTGCGGGAAACCTTCCACTGGCCGATCATGTATTCCGGCCGCTATACCCGCGAGAAAGCCGAAAGCATTCTGCAAAATGGCTGGGGCGATCTGTTTGGATTCGGCAGAACCTTTATTGCCAACCCGGACTTACCGGCCCGCTTTGCGTCGGATGTTGCGTTAAACCCGGTGGATGCGTCCTCGCTGTATGGTGGCGGCGCTAAAGGGTATACTGACTACCCGGTTTACCGCTCCTGA
- a CDS encoding sensor histidine kinase produces MKRQPTLPGLKRPMKLSTSVSLMVSAVIVAVLLAVHFFYFLQISQVTNKGVEDKALAVARTLADSPDIHRGLLLPPDSNVIQPIATAVLQSNDLLFVVVTNMAGIRYSHPNKDAINHHFIGDDLQPALLGKENVSINRGQLVQALRVFTPVFDAEHKQIGVVVIGISLSEVADQINQSRWNILWTALFGILVGAIGTWLLVKASRRILFGLEPYEVSELFEQRQAMLYAIKEGVIAVDINAQVTLINHAARKLFRETGMPQALESEIIQSIQATGALIINLREVLRSGKPQRDEDILFRGRVLLCNTMPVLKGGVMIGAICSFRDKTEVTQLTQRLSGMVNYVDALRQHSHEFMNKLHVILGLLHMKSYAQLEDYILKTANNYQTEIGSLVKKIQSPVIAGVLLSKLNRAADSGHQLILSEDSFLPDSGNEQQTSVLVTVLGNLIENAFDALAQQPDGEVSVLLHYQNGWLSCEVSDDGPGIPADQLDAIFEHGFSSKGEQRGVGLFLCKQQIQSLGGEIIVESDPGVYTQFLVQLPWDGGNRSAC; encoded by the coding sequence ATGAAACGCCAGCCAACCCTTCCGGGGCTTAAACGCCCGATGAAGCTCAGTACCTCCGTCAGCCTGATGGTCAGCGCGGTGATTGTCGCCGTCTTACTGGCCGTCCACTTTTTCTATTTCCTGCAGATAAGCCAGGTCACTAACAAAGGCGTCGAGGATAAAGCGTTGGCGGTGGCGCGGACGCTGGCGGATTCGCCGGATATTCATCGCGGGCTGCTGTTACCGCCGGACAGCAACGTGATTCAGCCGATCGCTACCGCCGTGTTGCAGAGCAATGACCTGCTGTTTGTGGTGGTCACCAATATGGCCGGCATTCGCTATTCGCATCCCAACAAAGACGCTATCAATCACCATTTTATTGGCGACGATTTGCAGCCCGCGTTGCTGGGCAAAGAGAATGTTTCGATCAACCGCGGGCAGTTAGTGCAGGCACTGCGGGTGTTTACTCCGGTGTTTGATGCTGAACACAAGCAGATTGGCGTGGTGGTGATTGGCATCTCGCTAAGTGAAGTGGCGGATCAGATTAACCAGAGCCGTTGGAACATTCTGTGGACCGCGCTGTTCGGCATCCTGGTGGGTGCTATCGGCACCTGGCTGTTGGTGAAAGCCTCCCGACGGATCCTGTTCGGCCTGGAACCGTACGAAGTCTCTGAGCTATTTGAACAGCGTCAGGCCATGCTGTATGCCATCAAAGAAGGGGTGATCGCCGTGGATATCAACGCCCAGGTGACGTTGATTAACCATGCCGCGCGCAAGCTGTTCCGCGAGACCGGCATGCCGCAGGCGCTGGAAAGCGAAATCATTCAGAGTATTCAGGCCACCGGCGCGCTGATTATCAACCTGCGCGAAGTGCTGCGCAGCGGAAAACCGCAGCGGGATGAAGATATCCTGTTCCGCGGTCGGGTTTTGCTGTGCAACACCATGCCGGTGCTGAAAGGCGGCGTGATGATTGGCGCGATCTGCTCTTTCCGCGATAAAACCGAAGTGACCCAGCTGACCCAACGCCTGAGCGGCATGGTTAACTATGTGGACGCGCTGCGTCAGCACTCCCACGAGTTTATGAACAAGCTGCATGTGATCCTCGGCTTATTGCATATGAAAAGCTATGCGCAGCTGGAAGATTACATTCTGAAAACCGCCAATAACTACCAGACCGAAATTGGCTCGCTGGTGAAAAAAATCCAGTCGCCGGTGATTGCCGGCGTGCTGCTGAGTAAATTAAACCGCGCGGCAGACAGCGGCCACCAGCTGATCCTCAGCGAGGACAGCTTCCTGCCCGACAGCGGCAACGAACAGCAAACCTCGGTGCTGGTCACCGTGCTGGGCAATCTGATTGAGAACGCCTTCGATGCGCTGGCGCAGCAGCCTGATGGCGAAGTCAGCGTGCTGCTACACTATCAGAACGGCTGGCTGAGCTGTGAAGTCAGCGATGACGGCCCCGGCATCCCGGCAGATCAGCTTGATGCGATCTTTGAGCACGGCTTTTCGTCGAAGGGTGAGCAACGCGGCGTAGGTTTATTCCTCTGCAAGCAGCAAATCCAGAGCCTTGGCGGCGAAATTATTGTAGAGTCCGACCCTGGGGTTTATACCCAATTCTTAGTACAACTGCCGTGGGATGGAGGAAACCGATCCGCATGCTAA
- a CDS encoding methyl-accepting chemotaxis protein, with amino-acid sequence MSVKKSSLLIMLFLFIIFISSMFASIWLLTRSNQSLDAVNKEIRVVLSIIDPINHSRTLRLRLMEYMKASEGSDGLSKPSLEGVKTVIGKADAAFQAYKDAPRLAGEDAAAKAYEQAYLTYRQQGIQPMIDAAEANDQARFKDQLATVIRLDRQYEIVLDQVLAEHEAYAKKLNSDAQSHFSLGMSVIIFFGVLFLLVITAVLFFIKRYVLNPLDSAKAYCSKIAEGILDQPVPVTVGSKSEIQDLMATMEQMRQSLTDIIGQVRNSTLTVSHASKEIAAGNIDLASRTEQQAAALTETAASMEELGATVKQNTENVFEASRLTGEAVKNAKTGEKVSQQVIVTMGLINSSSKKIEDITGVINSIAFQTNILALNAAVEAARAGEQGRGFAVVAAEVRNLAQRSAVAAKEIESLIAESVINIRAGSDQVGRTGEAIGAIIASVSQVDVLMDHISTASDEQSRGISQIEQAVTEMDSVTQQNASLVQESAAAAASLEEQVHYLTHSVSTFRLSDA; translated from the coding sequence ATGTCGGTTAAAAAATCCTCGCTGTTGATTATGTTGTTCTTATTTATCATCTTTATTAGCAGTATGTTCGCCAGCATCTGGTTGCTGACCCGCAGCAACCAGTCGCTTGATGCGGTCAATAAAGAGATCCGCGTTGTGCTGTCGATCATCGACCCGATTAACCACAGCCGCACCTTACGTTTGCGACTGATGGAATATATGAAGGCCAGTGAGGGGAGCGATGGGCTGTCTAAGCCGTCGCTGGAAGGCGTGAAGACGGTGATCGGCAAGGCCGATGCCGCATTCCAGGCGTATAAAGATGCGCCGCGCTTAGCCGGTGAAGACGCGGCAGCAAAAGCCTATGAGCAGGCCTATCTGACCTACCGTCAGCAGGGCATTCAGCCGATGATCGACGCGGCGGAAGCCAACGATCAGGCGCGCTTTAAGGATCAGCTGGCGACGGTGATCCGTCTCGACCGACAGTATGAAATCGTCCTCGATCAGGTGCTTGCCGAGCACGAGGCCTATGCCAAAAAGCTCAACAGCGATGCGCAGAGCCACTTCAGCCTGGGGATGAGCGTGATTATCTTCTTTGGCGTACTGTTTCTGCTGGTGATCACTGCCGTGCTGTTCTTTATCAAACGCTATGTGCTGAATCCGCTGGACAGCGCGAAAGCTTATTGCAGCAAAATCGCCGAAGGGATCCTCGACCAGCCGGTGCCGGTCACCGTCGGTTCTAAGAGCGAAATCCAGGATTTGATGGCCACCATGGAGCAGATGCGCCAGTCGCTGACCGACATTATTGGTCAGGTTCGCAACTCGACGCTGACCGTGTCGCACGCCTCGAAAGAGATTGCTGCCGGCAACATCGATCTGGCGTCGCGCACCGAGCAGCAGGCCGCCGCCCTGACCGAAACCGCAGCCAGCATGGAAGAGTTAGGCGCGACGGTGAAACAGAACACCGAAAACGTCTTCGAAGCCAGCCGCCTGACCGGCGAAGCGGTGAAAAATGCCAAAACCGGCGAAAAGGTCTCCCAGCAGGTGATCGTCACCATGGGACTGATTAACAGCAGTTCGAAGAAAATCGAAGATATTACCGGCGTTATTAACAGCATTGCTTTCCAGACCAATATCCTGGCGCTGAATGCGGCGGTAGAAGCGGCGCGTGCCGGTGAACAGGGCCGTGGGTTTGCGGTGGTGGCAGCGGAAGTGCGTAATCTTGCCCAGCGCAGTGCGGTGGCGGCCAAAGAGATCGAAAGTCTGATTGCCGAATCCGTTATCAACATTCGCGCCGGATCGGATCAGGTTGGCCGGACCGGCGAGGCGATCGGGGCGATAATTGCCTCAGTCAGTCAGGTGGATGTGCTGATGGATCATATTTCGACCGCTTCTGATGAGCAGAGTCGTGGCATCAGCCAGATTGAGCAGGCGGTGACCGAGATGGACAGCGTGACCCAGCAAAACGCCTCGCTGGTGCAGGAATCTGCAGCGGCGGCGGCTTCTCTGGAAGAGCAGGTGCATTACCTGACGCACTCCGTCTCCACCTTCCGCTTGTCTGACGCATAA
- a CDS encoding ABC transporter substrate-binding protein, translating to MSSLRINKTLLPLAAAAILLLVGQPVALADPAPARVAGHNQDGGTLVYLHEQEPPCLWGGWVQQAYLSRQVFDYLVSFDHGKIRPWLATDWTESADRKTITFHLRKDVKFTDGDKFNAAAVVANYSAWTKGIGWHGFTYMTGLTKVDDYTVELHLSEPNPEIYNVLANGHYGFQSPDSIAHNSSEQKCLKPVGTGPWKVEKWVRGEGISFVRNDDYHWAPPNARHNGPAYIKHLEWKFVPDATTRWGALVSGGADVIYQPPSAQWHALQRDYQTLSYVATGRPQAFSFNVQRGPFTDRRVRQAFAYALDRQQIVKTVFKGAVPYEGNGSLSKSTPLYLNVDNRYSLNVAKANALLDQAGWTGRDAEGYRVKDGESLVARLPFIQAIIDQEGALMLQAVQDQVKQVGIKLVLIPLTQTEGFAGAKSRPADKEISFGYWVWPSPNILDIVYNATLAGAFNGNNTSFFNNPQVESQILDAQREPDPALRRQKFDVLQKWFDDQAIAIGGYNFTYNVAIANNVRGIWQDSGNGLLNSNDAYFVQEKP from the coding sequence ATGAGCAGTTTACGCATAAATAAAACCTTATTACCGCTGGCAGCAGCGGCGATACTGCTGCTGGTGGGGCAGCCTGTCGCCCTGGCGGATCCAGCGCCGGCGCGGGTGGCAGGGCATAATCAGGACGGCGGCACGCTGGTTTACCTGCACGAGCAGGAGCCGCCGTGCCTGTGGGGTGGATGGGTGCAGCAGGCCTATCTGTCGCGGCAGGTATTCGATTATCTGGTCAGTTTTGATCACGGTAAAATACGTCCCTGGCTGGCAACCGACTGGACGGAATCAGCGGATCGCAAAACCATTACCTTTCATTTACGCAAAGACGTTAAATTTACCGATGGCGATAAATTTAATGCCGCTGCGGTGGTCGCTAATTATTCCGCGTGGACTAAAGGTATTGGCTGGCACGGTTTTACCTATATGACCGGGTTAACTAAAGTCGATGATTATACCGTTGAGTTACATTTATCTGAGCCCAATCCAGAAATTTATAACGTGCTGGCGAATGGGCATTATGGTTTCCAGTCACCGGATTCCATTGCGCATAACAGCAGTGAGCAAAAATGCCTGAAACCGGTCGGGACAGGCCCATGGAAAGTGGAAAAATGGGTCAGAGGCGAAGGCATCAGCTTTGTCCGCAACGATGATTATCACTGGGCACCGCCAAACGCCCGGCACAATGGCCCGGCCTATATAAAGCATCTGGAATGGAAATTTGTGCCGGATGCCACCACCCGCTGGGGTGCGCTGGTCAGCGGCGGCGCAGACGTGATTTACCAGCCACCTTCCGCGCAGTGGCACGCGCTGCAACGGGACTATCAAACCCTGTCATACGTGGCCACCGGCCGGCCACAGGCCTTTTCATTCAACGTTCAGCGCGGCCCCTTTACCGATCGGCGGGTACGTCAGGCCTTTGCCTATGCGCTGGATCGCCAGCAGATTGTCAAAACGGTGTTTAAGGGGGCGGTGCCGTATGAAGGCAACGGATCCCTGAGTAAAAGCACGCCGCTGTATCTTAACGTCGACAATCGTTATTCGCTCAATGTTGCCAAAGCCAATGCGCTGCTGGATCAGGCTGGCTGGACCGGACGCGATGCCGAAGGCTATCGGGTGAAGGACGGCGAGTCGCTGGTTGCCAGGCTGCCCTTTATTCAGGCGATTATCGATCAGGAAGGCGCGCTGATGCTGCAGGCGGTGCAGGATCAGGTTAAGCAGGTCGGTATCAAACTGGTGCTGATCCCGCTGACGCAAACCGAAGGCTTTGCCGGCGCGAAGTCGCGACCGGCGGATAAGGAGATCAGCTTTGGTTACTGGGTCTGGCCGTCTCCGAACATTCTCGACATCGTCTATAACGCGACGCTTGCCGGCGCGTTCAACGGTAATAACACCAGTTTCTTCAATAACCCGCAGGTTGAGTCACAGATCCTCGACGCACAACGCGAACCCGATCCTGCCCTTCGTCGCCAGAAATTCGATGTGTTGCAAAAGTGGTTTGACGATCAGGCGATTGCCATCGGGGGATACAACTTCACTTACAACGTCGCAATAGCCAATAACGTCCGGGGCATCTGGCAGGACAGCGGCAATGGCTTACTGAATTCCAACGACGCCTACTTCGTGCAGGAGAAGCCATGA
- the dcuR gene encoding two-component system response regulator DcuR — protein sequence MLNVLVVDDDAMVAELNRCYIGQIPGFACCGVASTLKQAREMVLHSELSVDLILLDIYMQQENGLDLLPELRAARRNIDVIVISSAADAQTIQQSLHYGVVDYLIKPFQFSRFEEALTGWQHKKSLKDQHPWYQQTDVDALLHGNPPDVTEAHRLPKGLTPQTLRTLCLWIDSHHDSEFSTDDLAAAVAISRVSCRKYLIWLAQRKILSTNLHYGLTGRPVYRYRLQAEHRELLKQFCQ from the coding sequence ATGCTAAATGTGTTAGTCGTCGATGATGATGCGATGGTGGCAGAGCTGAACCGCTGCTACATTGGCCAGATCCCGGGATTTGCCTGCTGCGGCGTGGCGTCAACGCTGAAACAGGCCAGAGAAATGGTGCTGCACAGCGAACTGTCGGTGGATTTGATCCTGCTGGATATCTACATGCAACAGGAAAACGGGCTGGATTTACTGCCTGAACTGCGCGCGGCCAGGCGCAATATCGATGTCATCGTCATCTCTTCCGCCGCCGATGCTCAGACCATTCAGCAATCGCTGCATTACGGCGTGGTGGATTATCTGATCAAGCCGTTCCAGTTCTCCCGCTTTGAAGAGGCGCTGACCGGCTGGCAGCATAAGAAATCGCTTAAGGACCAGCATCCGTGGTATCAGCAGACCGATGTCGATGCCCTGCTGCACGGCAATCCGCCGGACGTCACCGAAGCGCACCGTCTGCCAAAAGGCTTAACGCCGCAAACGCTGCGCACGCTGTGCCTGTGGATTGACAGCCATCACGACAGCGAGTTTTCAACCGACGATCTGGCCGCCGCCGTGGCCATTTCCCGCGTGTCGTGCCGCAAATACCTGATCTGGCTGGCGCAGCGTAAAATCCTCTCCACCAACCTGCATTATGGTTTAACCGGCCGGCCGGTTTATCGCTACCGCTTGCAGGCGGAACATCGCGAGCTGTTAAAACAGTTTTGCCAGTAG
- a CDS encoding YdcF family protein: protein MQLSVSDVDDFNLLSHWLAENDLAEREIDDVQLIILAGNAILPEIEGAMALCRQRGIPLLLSGGEGHSTELLRAALAADGRYQQFATLPGGEGDLLQAMAIQAFGLPPEQVLNENRSRNCGENALFSLNFLQKAGKVPAKYLLVQDPLMQRRTKATYLHQWHQQGVQAECLSWPVFTPVLTRVDAQLTITGAPGSGGIWSLERYLSMILGEMVRLKDDVHGYGPNGKGFIGAVEMPGAVESAWRRLSENPRLAELSR from the coding sequence ATGCAACTCAGCGTTTCTGACGTCGATGATTTCAATCTGTTGTCCCACTGGCTGGCGGAAAACGATCTGGCGGAACGGGAGATCGACGACGTTCAACTTATTATCCTCGCAGGTAATGCCATCCTACCGGAAATCGAAGGGGCGATGGCGTTGTGCCGTCAGCGCGGCATTCCTCTTTTGCTCAGCGGCGGCGAGGGACACTCCACCGAGCTGCTGCGCGCGGCGTTGGCCGCAGACGGGCGTTATCAGCAATTCGCTACGCTGCCCGGCGGGGAGGGCGATCTGCTGCAAGCGATGGCAATACAGGCTTTTGGTTTACCGCCAGAACAGGTGCTGAATGAAAACCGTTCGAGAAACTGTGGTGAAAACGCGCTGTTCAGCCTCAATTTTCTGCAAAAGGCCGGGAAGGTTCCGGCAAAGTATCTGCTGGTGCAGGATCCGCTGATGCAGCGACGCACCAAAGCCACCTATTTACATCAGTGGCACCAGCAGGGCGTGCAGGCTGAATGCCTGAGCTGGCCGGTATTTACCCCCGTGCTGACGAGGGTGGATGCGCAACTCACCATTACCGGCGCGCCGGGATCAGGCGGGATCTGGTCACTGGAGCGCTATCTGTCGATGATTCTGGGGGAAATGGTCCGCCTGAAGGATGATGTCCACGGTTATGGCCCGAACGGTAAAGGATTTATTGGCGCGGTTGAGATGCCGGGCGCAGTGGAAAGCGCCTGGCGTCGCCTGAGTGAGAATCCACGGCTGGCTGAATTAAGCCGATGA
- a CDS encoding substrate-binding domain-containing protein, with translation MTDKPQQQQKSGQRAGVIGVVIEGFNNPWTLKMLDEVTRQLDLRGYLPLLLNARSADRTPSLMQKAAGLEPVGLVFLTADGTAQSVAGDLLPGVPVVQLGGASEGEDTVVAAGGYEAGVESGKLLLSQGYQRFGFMQGKDRASTPLRQMAGFVDSLTAADKRLDRVLIAGNNDRELAWQAMTAYLKQTRASERINALLCENDLLAFGAIQAIRDFGQGVHIGVVGFNDSDDAGSSTWHLTSWAPRSDLLVTEALNRLLDKRADLSGQWQQGQLQVRHSHLGKEVLGDIPKCGCASRH, from the coding sequence ATGACGGATAAGCCCCAGCAGCAGCAAAAAAGCGGCCAGCGCGCCGGCGTTATTGGCGTGGTCATCGAGGGATTCAACAATCCCTGGACCCTGAAAATGCTGGACGAAGTCACCCGGCAGCTCGATCTGCGCGGGTATCTGCCGCTGTTGCTCAACGCCCGTTCTGCGGACCGCACGCCATCTCTGATGCAAAAAGCCGCAGGCCTCGAACCCGTCGGACTGGTATTCCTCACTGCCGACGGCACTGCGCAGTCGGTGGCGGGCGATCTTCTTCCCGGCGTTCCCGTCGTCCAGCTTGGCGGCGCGAGCGAGGGTGAGGACACGGTGGTTGCGGCCGGGGGGTATGAGGCGGGCGTTGAGAGCGGAAAATTGCTGCTGTCGCAAGGCTATCAGCGTTTCGGCTTTATGCAGGGCAAAGACCGCGCTTCAACGCCTTTGCGACAGATGGCCGGTTTTGTCGACAGCCTGACGGCGGCGGATAAACGGCTGGACAGGGTGCTGATTGCCGGCAACAACGACCGCGAACTGGCATGGCAGGCAATGACCGCCTACCTGAAACAGACCCGGGCGTCAGAACGCATTAATGCGCTGTTATGTGAAAACGATCTGCTGGCGTTCGGCGCGATTCAGGCAATCCGGGATTTTGGTCAGGGCGTGCACATCGGCGTGGTGGGCTTCAATGACAGTGATGATGCCGGTTCATCCACCTGGCACCTGACCAGTTGGGCACCACGCAGCGATCTGCTGGTGACCGAGGCGCTAAACCGACTGCTGGACAAGCGGGCCGATCTCAGCGGCCAGTGGCAGCAGGGCCAGCTGCAGGTCAGGCATTCGCATTTAGGCAAAGAAGTGCTCGGTGACATCCCGAAATGTGGTTGCGCCAGCCGACATTAA
- a CDS encoding FAD:protein FMN transferase yields MSSDTHVYSYSAVLMGSPILLKLFDHNEALAGAVFRVIKQQEILLTVNRPQSEVMSVNHAAGVEPVVVSQPVFDLIARARAVSVLPESLFNVTIGPLVKRWKIGFHGDSVPPAEELQALLPLTNPQQVILDPAARSVFLPQRGMEIDLGAIAKGYIADRVRDFLRQQGVEHALINLGGNVQTLGGTPDSEAPGWGIGLKKPFGAPEELIGVITVSGKSVVTSGVYERYFELAGKRYHHILDPASGYPLDNELLSVTVISEDSIDGDIYTTLLYGMGVKKGLDYLANTPEIEAVFVTRDRQVICSSQRQFSFTLLDADFHAV; encoded by the coding sequence ATGTCATCTGACACCCACGTCTATTCCTACTCCGCAGTGCTGATGGGGTCGCCGATCCTTCTCAAACTGTTTGATCATAATGAAGCGCTGGCCGGCGCGGTGTTCAGAGTGATTAAGCAGCAGGAGATTTTGCTGACGGTCAACCGGCCGCAGTCGGAAGTGATGTCGGTCAACCATGCCGCCGGCGTCGAACCGGTGGTGGTCAGCCAGCCGGTGTTTGACCTGATCGCCCGCGCCAGAGCGGTCAGCGTATTACCGGAAAGCCTGTTTAACGTCACCATCGGCCCGCTGGTTAAACGCTGGAAGATCGGTTTTCACGGCGACAGCGTGCCGCCGGCGGAAGAACTTCAGGCGCTGCTGCCGCTGACCAATCCGCAGCAGGTGATCCTCGACCCAGCGGCCCGTTCGGTGTTTCTACCACAGCGCGGGATGGAGATCGATTTGGGGGCCATCGCCAAAGGCTATATTGCCGATCGGGTACGGGATTTTTTACGTCAGCAGGGCGTTGAACATGCGCTGATCAATCTGGGTGGCAACGTGCAGACGCTGGGCGGAACGCCGGATAGCGAGGCGCCGGGCTGGGGCATCGGCCTGAAGAAGCCGTTTGGAGCGCCGGAAGAACTGATTGGGGTGATCACCGTCAGCGGCAAATCGGTGGTGACCTCCGGCGTATACGAGCGATATTTCGAGCTGGCCGGCAAGCGCTACCATCACATTTTGGACCCGGCCAGCGGCTATCCGCTGGATAACGAATTACTGAGCGTGACGGTGATCTCTGAGGACTCCATCGACGGGGATATTTACACCACCTTGCTGTACGGAATGGGCGTTAAAAAAGGCCTCGACTATCTGGCAAACACACCCGAAATCGAAGCCGTTTTTGTGACCCGCGACCGCCAGGTGATCTGCTCTTCCCAGCGGCAGTTTAGCTTCACGCTGCTGGACGCGGATTTTCACGCCGTTTAA
- a CDS encoding ArsR/SmtB family transcription factor has translation MSPESAMKLLSNPTRLAVLQWLKNPQQAFAGYSQLYDYDLYGVCASLIQDKAGLSQPATSLCLKVLFEAGLLEASKVGKWTYYRRNETRINDVRESLVGFLQDL, from the coding sequence ATGTCCCCTGAAAGCGCCATGAAATTACTGTCCAACCCGACCCGGTTGGCGGTGTTGCAGTGGCTGAAGAACCCGCAACAGGCCTTTGCAGGCTATAGCCAGCTCTATGACTATGACCTGTACGGGGTGTGTGCCAGCCTTATACAGGACAAGGCCGGCTTATCCCAGCCGGCCACCTCGCTGTGCCTGAAAGTCTTGTTTGAAGCCGGACTGCTGGAAGCCAGTAAGGTTGGAAAGTGGACCTATTATCGCCGCAATGAAACGCGTATTAATGACGTGCGCGAAAGCCTGGTCGGCTTTCTGCAGGATTTATAA